From the genome of Canis lupus familiaris isolate Mischka breed German Shepherd chromosome 20, alternate assembly UU_Cfam_GSD_1.0, whole genome shotgun sequence:
ggtgggatcccaggatccggcAGGAAGGCAGGGATGAGTCAGCGAGCACCAGGACGCAGTGCAGAGCTGGGGCCAGCCGTGCTGGTCGGCCTCTGCAGGCTCAGCAGCTTACCAGGTACATCCCTGTGGGCAGGGTGCCATGAGCGGAAGGAAGGGGGGGGCGTCCCTTGCCCCTACCCTGGGATCTCCCAATCCTCTTCGAAACACCCCTGTGCTCACTATCCCCACTGCCCCATGGGCCCCAGCAACCCCTAGTGGTGGCCGGAGGATGGGGGGGGCAGTGTGGCTTCTGGCTGCCTGCCTTGGGTCCTTGCCAGGATGCCCCACAAGGGCCCTTCGATCCCTCCCACTGAGGCCCTGACTAGCCCTCCCCACCAGCACCtaccatcctgggtctccagagcCCAGCCCCCACCAACCTTCCCAAACACCCCAGATGCCTCCCCCACATCCCCACACCCTGGCAGAAGTAGGGGGTGGGCCTCAGGGCCCGGAAGGGTCTGGACTCCAGAGTAAGCAGCAGCAGGGGCGGGAGTACCTGTAGCAAACCTCCTCTTTACAAGTGACATGCGGTAGCCACTGCCCACCAACTCCAGGTCCACGCCGGACAGAGTGGTCCCCTCGCTGGTGAACTGGGCGGCCACAGGGCTGGGTGTGCTGGGCCCCGAGCACGGCTCCCAGCTGGCAGATAGGTGGCCAGAGCCTGGGGAGGCCTGAGGTCAGCCgtgccccagcctcagccccagtcCTGCAGTGACCTGGGCTCTCCCAAGCCCTTTGCTCTGTGTCTGTTGCCTCTATCTGCCTCTTCTGACCTCCTCGTGTGCCCCTGCACCCTTCTCCTTTGGCCCCCTCAGGGCTATGTGTAAATTGCAAAggagtcctgcctcagggcctttgtacctgCTGGGTCTGCCCCACTTCTTTTCCCACAGCTTTGTCAAAGCCCTTTTAAGCTCTTCTCCATGTCTACTTTCTCAGCCAGCATACCCTCAACCTGaacccacccctcccctcccccaccccatgatCTCATGCACAATCATAACTCACCCCCTGCTTCAGACACATCTGGCAGCTTCCAAAGGAGCCGCTTCTCCTCCAGATTCCTGGCATCAAGAAAAGCTTAGTCACGTCTCTCCTAGAGAGGACCTTGGGAGTCAAGGGTCCCAGCTCAGTCATCTCTCAGCTACATTAACCCAGCCAGGCAGGTCTTCTCCctcacctcagtttccccatctgtaagatgggtGTGGGATATAGAGTAGCTGGCCCCCCAGGACCCCATGGCCTTACAGCTTTTTTTTAGATAATGCACTTAGTCCTTTAAGTCTGGcttctcgggacacctgggtggctcatttggttgagcggctgcctttggctcaggttagggtcctgaggtcctgggatcaagccctgcatgaagctctgctcagcagggggctggcttctccctctccctctccctctccctcttgctccccctgctccagctctctctttctgtcaaataaacaaataaaattaaaaaaaaaagaaagaaagaaaagggacgcctgtgtgactcagccattgagcgcctgcctttggctcagggtatgatcctggggtctgggatcgagtcccacatcgggctccctatggggagcctgcttctccctctgcctgtgtctctgcctctctctctctgtgtgtctctcatgaaagataagtaaaatcttaaaaaaaaaatctggcttcttcagggcgcctgggtggctcagttgattaagcatctgcctttggtttgggtcatgatctctgggtcctaggattaagccctgtgagctcagcagggagtctgctcctccctctgcctcccccccacccccattctctctctctttcaaatgaataggtaaagtcttaaaaaaaaaaaaaaagtcaggcttCCTTAGGGCAGAGAGTGGGcagctgagttcaaatcctggtgtGACCCCAGATTAAGTGActagcctccctctgcctcagttccCCTCCATAAAGGGGGATGATGGCAGTCCACACCTCAAGGTGGTCCACACCCAGAAACCCTGAGCCAGTCCTTGTATGTAGAGCACATAGAACATGCCTGACACGCAGGAAGCTGCCGGTgtccaatattattatttttaataatgtcacCCCTAGCTCTAAGCAAGGTGAGCTCACACTGCATGGTCGGACCTACGGTGGACCCTATAGGTCCTTTAGATGCTCTCCTAGCATCATGGAGAGGTCTGGGAGGCTTCTAGGGTCACTGTTGGGCCTCCTTTGGCCTCCCCCACGCCCTCACCAAGTGGCGGCCGGCTGTAGGCGGATGTTGGTCACAGGCTCGCCGACAGGCAGCAGGATCTGGACATTGGTGAGTGGTGTGGGCACGGCTGTGGCACCGGGCCGGTAGCTGTACTCCACTGAGACCTGAGTGAGGGTCGCCCCGCACTGCCAGTGGGCGCTCAGCTGTAGAGGCACGGACTGGGGACCCGGGCGAGAGAACTAGGAGGAGCGAGGACAGGAGAGAGGACACAGCTTAGGCCGTCCTGTCCTGCCACGCGGTGCGCGACGCAACCACCCTGACCCTGCCTGGCACGCAGCGTGTCAGAGCTGACTCGGGGCGGCATATACCACCCCTCGgacctcttcctttctcctcaggCAGATTTTAGAGCCCAGTCTGTCTGATACCACGTTTCCAGCAGAGGGCAGGAGAATGCCTCGTTCTGAGACTTGTGGCCCAGTGGGCGCCTGGGCAGGGGGTCCAGGGATGGGGCCTCTTCTGATTTACACTCTGgcgcccccaccaccacccccctgcACGAATGGGGCCCGGgcctccccccaggccctccccagccACCAGCCACGGGCTCCCTCCCAGCCCACCCGGCTCCCCGCCCCATCCCATCCACGCGGCCCACCTGGTACCGCAGCAGCACGACGTTGTAGTAGGAGGCAGCGGGGTTCTGCTCTGCCTGGCGCTGCAGGGCCTCCGTCAGAGCCCCCATGTTGAGCCAGAAGTCTTTGGTCTCAGGGTCGCTCTGGGAGGGGTCGCTACAGAGACCAGGAACCATGACCCCAACCTCCGGGGGACACCTTCCCCAGGCCCTCAGCAGCTGACCTACCCCTAGGGCTTCCTGCAGGTGCACATTCCCAGGTCCACCTTGGGCCCAGTCAAGCATGTCtcccggggcggaggggggggtaGGTGGGaggggtaggtgggtgggtgggtgggaagcgaagaaggaaagaagagtgagGTCCGGGAAGGAGACTGATCGGCCCAGGGCCATGCGGCAGATCCCAGGAGGCAGGGCCGGGCGTCCCAGGCAGGGAGCTCCTGGCCCCCACCAGCCTCTGGGCCCCCCTGCCTCTGACCCCCGCTCCTCCTGGAGTACCTGAAGAGCAGGTCAGCGTTGGGCTGGTAGTGCTCGATGGCGGACGTGTGCACGAGGCGGAAGCTGAggacaggtgggggtggggtcgcGCTGAACACACGCACGATGCCAGCCGGGAAGGTCATGGTCAGTTCCCCAGATACTCGAGCCAGGCAGCTGGGGGGTGGCCGGGGGGCGGTGAGGAGACTGGGtgtgggctcagggctcagggctccacTGGCACTtcatcctcccctctctcccgGCTCCACTGGAGCCCCTCAGAAGATGCCAGGCCCCAACCATGCCCAGCATCCTTACTCCCACCATTCCCTCCTCGTGTCCTTGCCTGGACAGCGATCCAGGCAGCAGGAAGAAACCACACTAGGCTGAAGGAGGCAGGGGCATCCCCTTCCCTAGCTCTCTTTTCCCCTAGGCCACCAGGAAGCTTGAAGCAAAACATTCAGCCATATAACTGTCCCCACCTTGGGTTTCAGGTCTAATACCTTCCCCTTTGTGATTTGATCTTAAGGTTTTTCCTCTGGCACTGCCCCCAGATTATTCCTGGCCCCTCAACTCACCCTTAACCCAGCCCTCCAAGGACATGGCCTCTGGCCTCATGGTCTTCATTCAGTGTGATGCCCAGAGCAGCCTCAGAGGAGGTGCTCTGAACTATGGTTACGAGGTCTAGCGCTCGTCAGACACCCTCCATGGCTCCCACTGCCCCCAGGACAGGGGCCTGGTTGCTTGGCTCAGAGTTTGAGGCCCTTCCATGGTAAATCAGGTCACGAAATACACCTGAGGGCTGCCTCTCCTGGAACCCAGACCCACAGGCCCCAGAGAGTCCTGTTTATCCCCTGTCATCATTTGCACTGTCCCCTCATCACTGCGTACCTGGGGCTGTGACCTCGAAAGTAGGCATGGACATATTCTGTGAAGGCAGTGGCTACAGGCAAGGCATCCTGGGAGCCCAGGACCACGGGGCTGGGTCCCCGGGAGACTCCTGGTGGGAATGGGGACAGACAGAGTGGGCCCAGGTCCCAGGCTCCAGAACCCACCTTCTGCCAGCAGGGCCTCCAAGGCATCACTTAGCCACCCACCCAGGGCCAGAGAGGGTgggagtgaggcccagagaggggcccACCGTACCGTGTCCCGTCTGTGATGAGAAGCTGGGCCGGTCCGAGAGGGTGCTGGTGGTGGAGGAGCCCAGTGGGGAGGGGCTCAGAGACCGGGACTGGGGAAGGAGACAGGCCAGGCTGTGACTGCCCAGGAGCAGCACCCCGATGCTGCCCACCCCCTACCAaaggcgccccccaccccactcctgccgAGCTCCCTCACCCTACCAGGTCCCCGTTGCTGCGTGTGAGGGGGCAGGACACCTTCCTGGTGCGGGCTCTCCGGGGTGGGGCCGCCAGGCCTTCTCTGGCTGCAAGGTCAGCAGGTACAGGCATCAGGTCTGGGGAGTGAGTGTGATACAGCTCTACAGCTGAGATGCTCCAGGCCTCAGGCCTCCCCAGAAAAGGCACTCGGGCCAACACTGGGAGTCGGGCTTATTTTGGGGAGACCTCCTGGGTCTGCCGACAAAGTGCCAGACAGGACGGCAGAGGCCATCTGCAACCCTGAGCCTCCCAGACACCGGTCTGATGGCCCAATAACTGAGTGAGGGCTGGGAGGCCAGGACAACACGGGGTGGGGGGATCAGCAGAGGGTTTTTATCCACCATCAGTGATTCTGTGACCATCATCCTCTCTGCGAGTGTGCAGGAGTCTCCATATCTGACCTGGGTCTGGCCCACTAAGGTCACTAATCACTGCCTAACACTCAGGGCCTTGCTCTATTCCATCTACGGACGCTTACtcgccaccccctcccctccacctacACCCCAGGTGTGCTCCTCTCTACCCCAGGGCTCCTCAATGGCACTGCTGTGACACCTGCTAGATGTCCCCAGTATCCATCTCCCTAGCGGTGACAATCTACTATCAGTGGTGACACTGCCAAGTGTCCCGTGGGGGCAGAACTGGCCTGGTTGAGAACCCCAGTTCTAGAGTGAAGCTCAGACAACTCCACTTGACTAGTCTCCAAGGGTGGTCTACACTCACTCCCCTGGGGCCTCCCTTGAACCAGCTCCAAACCGGCTCTTTCTCTAATCAAGGATGGTGCCAAACACCCCTGTCGCCACTGCTGGGGACCTCATGTGGTCCCAGCCCACAGCCCTCTCTGACCCAGCCCCCCCCACCTCTTCCTCCCAAcctgcagccctgccccagctcaCCCTGGGCCCTTCTGGGTGGCCTCCCCTCCTGCTTCACACAGCTGCCTGCGGGTTGCTCCAGTCTGGCCTCCCCTGAACTCAGGGTCCACTATGCACCTGACGTCTAAAGGCCCAGTCTCAACATGCCCCCTTCCAGCCACTTCTGCCCCACGTTTCCTggcccttctgcccctccttggAAGAGTGGCCAGCTGCCTCCAAGCCCTCCACCCTGACTCCTGTGCTCTCTCACCCCTCCCTGTACCTGcgtgcctgcttctcctcactGTTACCCCATCACCACTTCCCTGGACTCACTCACCTCCCTCGTCTCCAGTCCCCATCATCACCCCCAGGTGGACAGAGGGACCCCAGTCTGAGTCAGGTGTCATCCTTGTTCAGCTCACAGCCCTCCCCTCTGTGGTGCAGGCCTCACTAGGTGTAAAACTCACATCACTCCCAGAGACCACCAGGTGCTGCTTGGAcccatctcccttctctctccccttttcgcTGTCATCACTCTGTTCCAGCCTCACCAGCCTCACCCCCCAGCTGTTCCTCAGAGGGCCTAGTAGGCTAcgaccccagggcctttgcacaggatGTGCCCTCTACTGGGAAGGCCATGCCTCCCATGTCCAAATGGCTCTTTCTTCACCTCTATCATGTTTTAGCTCAGAGGTCACCTCCTCAGGGAGGTTGCAACCTTCTGGGCCCTCATCAGGCACCTGCCACTTCCACCTCATTAAATATCCAGCTCACTGTTGTCTCTGCAAGGGGGAGGgttctgggctgtgtccccagcaccccaTCCAGGCCCTGGCCACAGCAGGCGCTCGGTCTTCCCCACCCAGGGCTCTGATAACTCTGACTCCTGGACTCACCTCCTCCAGCCACAGCCTCCAGCCCCCAGGGACCCGGGGATGGGGCGAGGGGCTGTGGCGAGTCCGACGCTGGCAGGGGCCGTGTCCCCCTCGACTCGGAGGCCGGTGCCCTATAGCTAGGTGGGCTCTGCGGGGTGCCCGGGCGGGGGACCCAGGAATCCGGGGAGGGGCCGGGCGCCACGTGGGATGGCGAGTCCAGGCCGGAGTCCTCCACATTCTCGGGCGACGAGGAGGAGAAAGGTGAGGGGCTGGAGGTGAAGCCGAGGCTGCTGGAGCctggagggggggcgggggtgccagCTCCAGACCCCGCCCACACGGAGGCCCGGCCTTCCGCCTGCGGGCCACGCCCACTCGAAGCCGCGCCCACCCCGGCCACACCCGGCCACGCCCCTCTCGCTGCTGCTCCGCCCATCCAGCCGCAGTCCCGACACCACCGAGGCCTCAGCCTCTCGCCGGCCCCGCCCACTCAGGCTGTGGCCCCGCCTACCAGCCCATGGACCGGCCTACCTTCTCAGTGACCCACACAGGACCCTCACGGGCTCCCTCCAGCCTGGCCCACCCTCCCACCTACCCTTGCAACAGCCCCGCCCAGCCGCCTGCCAACCGAGGCTGTGCCCCAGAAGCCCCTACCCCCATCACCTGTAAAGTCTTCGTGGTCAAAGGCCGACTCCAGGGGCGGCCCAAAGAGGTTCTTGGAAAACTGCTCATCTGACTGCAGCTTCTCTGCACAGCTGTGGACGAAGTGGACAGGAAGGATAGTTTCTATCGCTTCtatgcttcccccccacccccagggcctttgcacaggctgctCTTGGTCCTGACCTCCGACCCCCCACTTTTCCTGAGGCCACATCCTGCTCTCTTCAAGGCTCAGCTCCAagtcccccttccccacccccactccagagGACCCTCTGCCTCCTCAACTGAAGCTGCCCCCTGGTATCTTCCACCCACCACATtgcctgcttgagtttctttaTAGCACCTGGAAGTACTGAACATTCTCTAACTTATTTGCTGTTCTTAAAATCCGTGCCACTAGAATGTGAATCTGAGAAGGAAGACCTGTCTTGGTCCTACGTCTCTGAACCCGGAATAGCACGAGTACACaagaggtgctcagtaaatgttcatCAAATGAATAAGGAGTTCCTCAAAAACAGCATGCCCTCAACTCCCTGCCAGgctgagagaaggggaggaggagaggaattGGGGGtggcccccacctccccactcatGTGGGCCATCTGTCCCACCCCTGTAGGACCCACCTGCTGGTTCTCGGGGCAGATCGAGGCCTCTGTGGTTTCCCAGTGGTGTCCCCTGTGAGAGATGCACCTCCCTGAGCCTTCCTCTCGCCCTGTCTGCTgtgcccccacccctaccccccgccacAGAACAAGAGACTAAGGCGTGGGGCTGTCCAGCCAGCTGCCCAAGGTGACTAGCAAGTCAGGCAAACAGGGATTTGAGCCTGAGCCAACCCGCCTCCAGGTTTTGGCTTCTTTCCCAGCCCTGCTCCTTCCTTCAGCTCTCATTTCATTCTCGTAAtgaccccattttatagaagagactgAGGGTCAGAGTGGGTAAGCAGCctgccccaagtcacacagcagagctgggattcaaaccacACTCACACGCCATGCCCAGCCTCCCCGCCACGTGCTCCTCCCCAAACCGAAGACCCTTTAACAGGCTGCTCACGTGAAGAATGACGTTTTATGGTGCCCTGTGGACAAAGTGGGTGGCATCAGGTCAGGTGCATCCCGCCAGCGCCATCAGCCCCACCCAGAACACCCCTCCTATGCCTCACCCCTGGGCCAGGAGGAAGGATGAGGCTGCCGGCTGTGGCCCTGAGTTGGGCAGCAGCTGCCTCAGGGCTGCAGGCCGGTGCCCCGGCAGGGGCAGGCTTGATGTGCACATAGAACTTTCGAGGCTCCTCATCATCGAAGTCGGAGTCACTGGAGGAAAAGCGGGAGGGCTCCGCCGCGCATGCGCCACAGTCAAGGGGCCAAGCAGATCCCAGGGTGGGGGTCTCAAAACCGCCCTCAAAACAGCCCTCAAAACCGCCCCTTCCTGCTCAGATCTTTCAATGCCCTACACGATCCCATCTCTCACCACCTGCTGCCTGGCCTGGCCACCGTGTTTTTGCTCCAAGCCTTTGCACCACGGTGCCCAGCCCTAACTCGCAAACTCATTCAGACGCTAAACCCCAACACCggtgccccctcctccaggaagccctctgggctctccctctctccctcttgctcagcCCTGACCCCATGGGGCAGGTGTCTTTATTCTGCTTTGTCCACACCACAGGTTCCGGGCAGTTGGAACACAGAGAGGGTTGCTATTAGTGGAGGGAATCACTGCGGGCAGAGCTTTGTCCTTGCTGTGCCAATAGTTGCCCCCAGGGGGCGCAAGGAGGATATTATTCTGAGTCACATCAGGCCGGACAGTGAAACCTTCTTCATCCACTTCTGGACATGTCTAGGAGGACAAGCAGTGAGTCAGACTCCCCGCTACCGCACCTCCCCACTCGCCCTGccacaccccctcccacctctgggCCCTGACTCAGACCTAAAAACAGCCCCAACGGCAGTAAGAGTATTCCCTGGCGCAAGCAGATTCTTGAGTGAACAGAGCATGCCTGTGCTAAGGTGGTGAGACTGGCAAATTGAAGCTAAGTGAGGACATCGGTCCCTCCCATGTGGCCCACAGGAGTCTGCAACTGagatgagattgagccccaccagCTCCATGCCTGGCTTCCAGGCTTGGGGTCAAGGTGGGATTGAACCCCTCCCACttgcgccccccccccacacccccggtCCCTCCCATAGTACTCACCCCTGAATTGGGCTCCAGGGAATCTCTGGGGATGGAGAAAGAGATGCTCATGTCAGCCCTCCCACTTCATCTGCATGCCCCCAACACCCAACACTGGACATGGCACCCGGGGGGCAGCCCCTGGGCTGTGATATTGTCTTGAGCTAGTCCTCCAGGTGATGGGGCCGAGAGGTTTGCTTGGAGCTGGGGGTAGTGAGTCTGGAGTTAGCTGAGCACAGGGTGTTTTCAAACAGCTTGGCAGGGGAGGGACCCTAGAGCTCATTTGAAGGGCTGGCTTGAGAAGGCAGGGAAGGTAGGAGCTAGCCTCAGCAGGGAAATACTAGGGCTAGCCTTGGCAAAGGAAGAATTTTGGACTAGGTTGGACAGTGGCAATAGTGGCCCGGGATGGAGGTTCTCCTGGGCCAGCCTGGAACAGGAATTCTCCGGGGCTACCCTCAGCAGGGAACTTCTGGGAGAGGATAGcttgggaagagggaagagaaccCGGGCTAGTCTGGGCCCgggcggggcagggggtgctTCCTCACACAGCTGCAGGTGGCTCCCGCTCCCGCCGGCTCAATCCTGGGAGGCGAAAGGCCTTGGCTCCCCGCAAACGTTTCATTGCTGAGAACAGATGAGGGGGATGCAGCTGAGCCCTGGAGGTGCCCCCTTTCATTCAGACCCGCCTTGCTCATCCCCACCGTCCAGCCTGGGCATCCAGGCCCAGACGTACTTGCCTTCCTGCAGGGCAGCCGCACTGTATGTCTCAAAATCCAAAGGCCCTGAGATAGGAGAGAGTGAGAAACTCAGCCTGGCTGGGAGACCGGGCCTGGGAAGGGGAGCAGTACATCCTCGGACTCGCAATGGCCCCTGGATCTGAGCTCAAGGCTACTCAGGGTCCAGCGCACAAGCCGAGATGCTGGAAGAGCCCCAGAGATGCTTGTGAGTGGGATGCGCCCTGGGTTCTGTCCTGCCTTGGGATGGACCGGAGAGGGTGATGCCTGAGTTCCTTTTTCTACTTCCAGCATTTCTCACAGGCACTTGAGTGGGTCAAGGGATGGACTACGAGTCTGTGCAGTGGACCGAACCTCAAGTGCCAATATGAGGAGCTGGGACTCTCTCCCAAAGGTGATGGGAGCCATGGAGGGTACATGAGCAGGAGCATAACAGATCTGCAGCCAGTGAAGAGCAAGAGTGGGGTCCCACACCAGGAGATACAGCCTGAGCCAGGGCTGCATTATAGAGACAGGAGGGATTAAGGACAGTTGTTAGTGACTGACTTGAGGACGTAAACTGTATACCAGCATTCATTGAATGCCTATTGTATGCTCAGCACACACTTTGCCCTTTATTGGCATCAAATTACTGAATATTCATAACTTCATTAGGTGGGAGTGATTATCAACCCCACTTTActgatgaagaagctgaggctcagggatGTCAACACAGACatccaaggtcatacagcaagCAATGAAGAAAAGACCAGACCCAGATCTGACCCCAAAACTTTCGCTCTCAACTCTTTCTAGATCCCTTATCtggacatttttttcaaactggTCCTTTGCTCACCAATCTCCAATGGCTCCCCTGGGCCCTCAGGGTAAAGTATGAACAGCTGGGCCTGGCATTCAAGGCCTGGTATCTGGTTGTAAGATTTATCCGTAAGATGAAGCATCAAAGGgggcctgactggctcagttggacaagcatgtgactcttgatctcgggatcatgagtccaagccccacattgggtgtagagatgacttaaatatacttatagaaaaaaagatggaCATCAAATCCTTTTCCTGTGTGGGCTGCAGAGATAGATTTGTCATTAGCCCATTTATCTGATGAGGACACCAGGGTGCACGGAGGATCAGTCCCCTGTTCCTTCCCTGCAGAGGTGGCCCCAGAACCCGACCCCCAGGGATGTCCCAACTCACCAGGCTTCTCCCGGCCCGTGCCCTTGCTCTCTGCAAACTTCCTCAGGAGCATCTCCACACTGACATTCTCTATGTTCTGCTTAAACTCCTCATGCACCTGGGCCGGGTGAATGAAGTGTGTGACTGGGTGCGGCCAGGGCCCCTTGCCTGGCACCCTTGACTTTGCTTCCTACCGCTGGCTCCACTCACCTGCCCAATCTGCACATGGGTGTCCTCCACCGAGTGGGCATAGGAGCCGAGCAGTGCCTTCATGTGCCGCAGGTGGGTCTCCTCCATGGCTTGGAAGCGCTGAGCCAGGAAGGGAGCAGAAAATGGGGAGGTGGAGGCCACAGGGAGTGGCCAGGTGACCCAGCCTGACTGATCAGAACGTTCCAACCCCCTGGCCTCAGTGACTGGTTTGGGGAAGACCCAAATGTCTTCCCTGGGACTTTTGCTAAAACTATGGGAAAGGAGACACTTTTACACGTCAAGACAATGGTAAACATATGGGTACTGCTGGCAGCCACTTTgctgtgcacgtgtgcacacacacacacacacacacacacccctctatATACGCCTAGGAGGGCATCTCTACATGGGAGGGAAGCCCCCGGGGAGGAAAACAGTCTCGAAAAGCAGAAAGGCAGAACTTTCTGCCAACACCATTTGAgttcctggatccagccatgcctgaagctcTCCTCACAATCACAAACTTTTAGTCCCCTGGGTCTATAAATCTTCCTTGTCAGTTTGAATGAAGGTTTCTATCAT
Proteins encoded in this window:
- the FCHO1 gene encoding F-BAR domain only protein 1 isoform X1, yielding MSYFGEHFWGEKNHGFEVLYHSVKQGPISTKELADFIRERATIEETYSKAMAKLSKLASNGTPVGTFAPLWEVFRVSSDKLALCHLELTRKLQDLIKDVLRYGEEQLKIQKKCKEEAVGTLDAVQVLAGVSQLLPKSRENYLNRCMDQERLRRESTSQKEMDKAETKTKKAAESLRRSVEKYNSARTDFEQKMLDSALRFQAMEETHLRHMKALLGSYAHSVEDTHVQIGQVHEEFKQNIENVSVEMLLRKFAESKGTGREKPGPLDFETYSAAALQEAMKRLRGAKAFRLPGLSRREREPPAAVDSLEPNSGTCPEVDEEGFTVRPDVTQNSAAEPSRFSSSDSDFDDEEPRKFYVHIKPAPAGAPACSPEAAAAQLRATAGSLILPPGPGGTIKRHSSRDTTGKPQRPRSAPRTSSCAEKLQSDEQFSKNLFGPPLESAFDHEDFTGSSSLGFTSSPSPFSSSSPENVEDSGLDSPSHVAPGPSPDSWVPRPGTPQSPPSYRAPASESRGTRPLPASDSPQPLAPSPGPWGLEAVAGGDLMPVPADLAAREGLAAPPRRARTRKVSCPLTRSNGDLSRSLSPSPLGSSTTSTLSDRPSFSSQTGHGVSRGPSPVVLGSQDALPVATAFTEYVHAYFRGHSPSCLARVSGELTMTFPAGIVRVFSATPPPPVLSFRLVHTSAIEHYQPNADLLFSDPSQSDPETKDFWLNMGALTEALQRQAEQNPAASYYNVVLLRYQFSRPGPQSVPLQLSAHWQCGATLTQVSVEYSYRPGATAVPTPLTNVQILLPVGEPVTNIRLQPAATWNLEEKRLLWKLPDVSEAGGSGHLSASWEPCSGPSTPSPVAAQFTSEGTTLSGVDLELVGSGYRMSLVKRRFATGMYLVSC
- the FCHO1 gene encoding F-BAR domain only protein 1 isoform X3, producing MAKLSKLASNGTPVGTFAPLWEVFRVSSDKLALCHLELTRKLQDLIKDVLRYGEEQLKIQKKCKEEAVGTLDAVQVLAGVSQLLPKSRENYLNRCMDQERLRRESTSQKEMDKAETKTKKAAESLRRSVEKYNSARTDFEQKMLDSALRFQAMEETHLRHMKALLGSYAHSVEDTHVQIGQVHEEFKQNIENVSVEMLLRKFAESKGTGREKPGPLDFETYSAAALQEAMKRLRGAKAFRLPGLSRREREPPAAVDSLEPNSGTCPEVDEEGFTVRPDVTQNSAAEPSRFSSSDSDFDDEEPRKFYVHIKPAPAGAPACSPEAAAAQLRATAGSLILPPGPGGTIKRHSSRDTTGKPQRPRSAPRTSSCAEKLQSDEQFSKNLFGPPLESAFDHEDFTGSSSLGFTSSPSPFSSSSPENVEDSGLDSPSHVAPGPSPDSWVPRPGTPQSPPSYRAPASESRGTRPLPASDSPQPLAPSPGPWGLEAVAGGDLMPVPADLAAREGLAAPPRRARTRKVSCPLTRSNGDLSRSLSPSPLGSSTTSTLSDRPSFSSQTGHGVSRGPSPVVLGSQDALPVATAFTEYVHAYFRGHSPSCLARVSGELTMTFPAGIVRVFSATPPPPVLSFRLVHTSAIEHYQPNADLLFSDPSQSDPETKDFWLNMGALTEALQRQAEQNPAASYYNVVLLRYQFSRPGPQSVPLQLSAHWQCGATLTQVSVEYSYRPGATAVPTPLTNVQILLPVGEPVTNIRLQPAATWNLEEKRLLWKLPDVSEAGGSGHLSASWEPCSGPSTPSPVAAQFTSEGTTLSGVDLELVGSGYRMSLVKRRFATGMYLVSC